The Phycisphaerae bacterium DNA segment CACGGCAGGTCGCTCCCTTCACAAGGGGAGTTGGAGGGGTCGTTCGTTCGCCCTTCGTAAGAGGGAGCCGGAGGGGGTCGCGGCGCACAGGCTCCGCCCCGGCGGACCATTTGATCTGGTGGTCTATTGGTCTGTGAATACAGCAGTCGATCTCGAAAAAAGAGCTGCGTCCCATCCTTGTTCTGAACACAGATACTGGTAGGATTTGAGGGTCGGGTCTGAAGGCCACAGACCCGGCACGGTCACGACGGCCGTGGAGGCAACGGCCCCGGCAATCGTAGACAGGGCCAGCACATTGGACCCGAGGGATGCCGCGGCCCCGTCGCTCCTTACCGCGAAGGCCCATACAAAAGGCGAACGGAATCCTCGGGGGGAACGCGGCGACGACACCGGTCCAGGCGCCCGACTCGAGAGTGAGCACAGGTGAGCGTTCATGTCAGTACTGGTTCGTCGCAGTGTCACAGGCACCCTCTTCTCGATGGCGTTTCCCATGCTGGCCGGCACCTTCGCCATGAACGCGTACAACCTCACGGACACGTGGTTCATCGCCCAGTTGGGCACGCTCCCGCTGGCGGCGATGGGGTTCGTCTTCCCCGTCGTCATGCTGCTGACGTTCGTGGCCGGCGGAATCGCGACGGGCATCACCACTCTGGTATCCCACGCTATCGGTCGGCACGATCACGACGACGCCGCCAGGCTCGTCACGCACGGTTTGGCCCTGACGATCAGCGTGGCGGCAACGATGTCCGTTGGCGGGTATCTGAGCATCACGCCGATCTTCAGACGTCTGGGTGCGGATACCCAGACGCTACCCCTTATCGGCGAATACATGCGCACCTGGTATCTGGGAGCGATGTTCATGGCCCTGCCGTTTCTGGGCAACGGCATCCTGATCTCCACGGGCGACTCCAAGTCGGCCAGCCGATTCATGATTTTGGGAACGGTGCTCAACTTAATGCTCGACCCGATCATGATCTTCGGTTACCTGGGCTTCCCGGCGATGGGCATACGCGGGGCGGCGTTGGCCACCGTGATCGCGCAGGCGATTTCGACGGTATGGCTTCTTCATCTGCTGCGGCACAGGCACCGTCTGCTGGCGTTCAAGGCCGGCCGGCTGAGTGAATGGTTTGCCTCGTTCCGGCGGATCCTCGGCTTTGCGGTGCCAAGCATCCTGAGCATGATCCTGATGCCGATCTCCGCTGCGGTGATCACCAGGTTGATCAGCCACTTCGGCAACGAGCCGGTGGCGGCCTGCGGTGCCGCCGGCCGCCTCGAGATGTTCGCCTTCGTGGTTCCGATGGCGCTGGGCATTTCGCTCACACCGTTCGTGAGCCAGA contains these protein-coding regions:
- a CDS encoding MATE family efflux transporter yields the protein MSVLVRRSVTGTLFSMAFPMLAGTFAMNAYNLTDTWFIAQLGTLPLAAMGFVFPVVMLLTFVAGGIATGITTLVSHAIGRHDHDDAARLVTHGLALTISVAATMSVGGYLSITPIFRRLGADTQTLPLIGEYMRTWYLGAMFMALPFLGNGILISTGDSKSASRFMILGTVLNLMLDPIMIFGYLGFPAMGIRGAALATVIAQAISTVWLLHLLRHRHRLLAFKAGRLSEWFASFRRILGFAVPSILSMILMPISAAVITRLISHFGNEPVAACGAAGRLEMFAFVVPMALGISLTPFVSQNFGAARVDRVREAQKVTTWFALGYGGLVAVVFFLSAPWLASVFTDDAKVARVLISYIRIISFGYGMMEVHRYCGFFLTGLHKPVCATVLNAIRVLGLLIPLSYLGAHLYGVIGVFAGRLATDLIVGSIGIIWVSRTLRSFRTNVNPTTEPATARAEIVLQ